Sequence from the Drosophila subpulchrella strain 33 F10 #4 breed RU33 chromosome 3R, RU_Dsub_v1.1 Primary Assembly, whole genome shotgun sequence genome:
TGCCCAGGGGAAAATTCCCGGTAAGTGTCATCGCCTTGTCCCCCACCTTTAATTACTATGATGCCCAGTACGTGACATAATGACCCAAGCCATAAACGAGTTGCTATATTTCTAAAAGATTGCTTTGTGCCAGCCTTGGCAAAAATGCAACCTGGCAGTCTTTCATAATTATTTGCCACGGCTTGCTTTCACTAACTAGGAAAGGCAGGTCCGTAATTGTGGCCATTAAACGTGGAACAGATTCGGCCTGGCAACTTTCGGGAAAATTCATTAGCCAGCTGATAGGGTCAGGTCATGGTCGAGCCGCTGCCAAAGTTTATATTAAGTAATAAACGGTAACCGCGGCTTAATTTCCATATCCAAGACGGCCGCCGAGCAGCTTTTGCCTGGGTTAAGTGGCAgtgtaattaaatttaatccaATTAAACGACTGACAAGTCCAGAGCAGCTTGCGGCCCGGCTTATTAATGGTGGCTTCATTAAATATGTACCAAGCCGGACCTAGCCTCATTCGGGAAAatgttaataaattaaaaatacccCGTGAGCTCTAAATATTGATCCAACTGCTGAAAATAATACGGGGCCAgcacataaaataaatcatttgtaaGTGTTGTAAAGTGTACTTTTTGATGACGTTCCACATACCATAGTTTTTAAGACAATAGTATTGGAAATTGTAACGCAATAACTTCCTAATATTAATTTCTTAACTTGTTTAAATAGACATAAAAAGATTCAGCGtagaaaacaataacaaagaagctaattttttatttgagtttattttcaatattgatataatattataattctttgtttaagtttaacgaaaaactttttttataaatcaTGGTAGCCGCAGTTTATTCCTAAGTATCCACattgaaattataaatttttagaTCGTTGATCTTTTTTGTATGCATGAGAGTTATTCATGTAGAAGCCTAAATAGGAACCTTATTAACCTCCAAACTGATTGGGAGTACAGCGCTATTATCAAAAACGTGTGCATTACAATAACATTGGTTGAATATAAATGGTGAAGCCCGAATTCGTAAGTtagtaattaaattaaattaaattaaattgcaaaaaaattgaattgagCAAATCAAAAAAGCGTTACACGGGCATTATTTAGTGCATTCTGGCAGTCACGTGGAGTTATCGGCGCCTTATCGATGGTGTCATCGCCGTATCGATAGTGTTATCGGAGCCGACTTGTGTAATAAAAACAAGACAAAATTGTGTTAAAATTTCCGTAAATGCCGTGGACTTATTAATTAGTAATTGATAATTGAACCAGATTTTGTACTGCACCCAGAAGCAACTGGTGAAAAGGATCCCCGACAAATGGTGGGTTGTTTGACCGGTGATAACGATGTCCAAGGGTCGGTGGCCGATCTATTTGGAGTCAAGGTTACGGATCTCAATAAATTGGAACTGATTGTGGGGTTTATTTGTGATTGCAGAGCCCGAAAAGGAGTCTGAACTTGAGACTGGGATCGGACGTCTATTAACCCCATGCTGCCCGCCATAATTTTCCGGCAGGTGCAGCGGCCACTGCATCATGGAGCCGCCACTTTGGAGCACGTCCTGGGCGTCGGCGGCAGTAGCTTCGTGAACTGCCTGAATCGCTATGCCGCCGCCACGGGATTCATCCGGATCTCGTTCCTGGACATCAAGCGTCGGCGGAACTATGAGTTGGCCCGCCTCCGGCTTTATGCCGATGCCAAGAAGCAGTCGCTCCATCTGCGCACCCTGCAGGGCCGTCACCTTCTGCAGGGCGTCATCGAGAGGAAGAACTTCCTGGTCGATGACATCCGGGAGGCGAGGCACAAGGTCCAGGAGCGAGTGCGCGAGAAGATCGACGAGATCCGCGAGGAGCGGGAGAATATCATGACCATACCCAACATGTTGACCATCAGCCGTGCCGTCCTCTCCCCCTACATAGGATATGTGATCGTCCAAGGGGATTTCACACTCGGAATGAGTCTTCTAGCCTTCGCTGGGGTCACGGATCTGGTGAGTTTCTTGGGCTCGGACTTGTTAAAGTACTTCTGTATAATATTGTATAACTACTATGTCAAAACCGTCGAAATTTCTTGAAAGGGGATAGTAAACACAAGACAAAACAGGTTGCGGCGTATATTTTGGCATCATTTATTGATTTGTGTTCTGCCCGCCTGTGTTTATTTCAACAATCAAATACATATAATACCTTTTAAATAGAAACAATGCACTAGACTCAGTTCCAAAAATAGTTTGTTTATCCTAACAAAATAGCCACTTATACTTATTGCCTCTCAGCATTGGTATGCTAGCAAATATGTTCTGAAatgaattaaatatttccCAAAGAGGGTTAAAAGTACAGATGATTCTTAAGCACAGTTCTTTAACACATATTAATATCAGTTTTTCTTCCGTTTTAGTTGGATGGCCAGATCGCCCGTCGTTGGCCCTCGCAGGCGAGCAAGTTCGGCTCTTTCCTAGACCCCATGGCCGATAAGTTGCTGATGGGCTCGCTGGTCATCGCTCTGTGCTACACAGATCTGCTGCCCATGTGGCTCGCCGGAATCGTGGTCTTCCGGGATGTGTTCCTCCTGGGAGCTGGATTTGTTATTCGCTACATAAGTCTGCCACCGCCGGTGAGTTGAGGATTCCCCTTGTTTCTTTAATCATAAATTAACATTTTCCTTCCTTTTATAGAAAACCTTTTCGCGCTATTTCGATGCCACCCATGTTACTGCTCAGCTGGAGCCCACGCTCCTCAGCAAAATCAACACGGGCGTGCAGTTGGCCACCATTGGCCTCAGTTTGGGGGCTCCAATTTGGAACTATTCGGGTATGATATAACACTTATCCCTAACCAAGATggaataatcaatattttccTCCCTGCCACAGATCATCCCGCCTTGCAGGGCCTTTGGTATTTAACTGGCCTAACTACGGCTGCCACTGCCGTCAGCTATTTACTGAATCGGCGAAATACATTTAAGATTATCCAGAAAAAGACGTAGGACCGGGCATTTCCGATATACAAATATCTGAACACTACAAGGAGTAGTTACTCTCCTTAAGCAATGATTAGTATGTATTGTGTTTTCTAAATGACTACcatctaaaattaaataaatctattTTGTTAACAAATCTGAGGGTCTTAACTAAGGAGTTTTGAAAAGTTTGGGTAATAGCCGTTGatgatttttcaaaaatatcgaTTGATATCGCTGTTGGTGTGTGTACTTGCTAAGCGGGTGTGACCATATAATATAACCTGCAATGCCCAAAGTGTGACCACATCTTTTAGTTGTTATCGAAAAAAACGAGTATTTCCCAGCTCTAAAATCTCCCCTTCTTTTCTTTTCGCCCGTTTCCGGTGAGTGGTGTGCTCCGCGTGtaaatttagttaaattttagccaaaatatctttttctGTGATTCGTTAGGACTGTGAGTGGTGTATATTATGGAGACTATGCCCTCTCAATGcgaattttaattgaaaacgcAGAAAACGATCCGTTTCCGACCCTCTAAAGTAGATTCAAAGATTCGACGATGGCAATGTCCATCTGTGCCCATGAAAAAACCCAACAATATATGGATGTAACACTCCGCATGGTCTATTTGACTACATCTTTAGTCTTCATAGCGACCACCTATCTCAGTTCGGATAAATTCAGTGTCTTTAAAGATAATAATATACCTAATAGGAAATCAGCACCCCAAAGCATCCGGCTTACTAACTGAAAACGTGTTTGTTGGGGACATATTTTGGTTTCATTCTGCTGTACTAGAGGTTCCTCCAAAGATCTCAActtaccataggaataattAAGCTTCAAGGCACCTGTCTTCCCATATCAACGGATATTACTATATATTTTGACGGGACTtggatataaatattatctaCTGATTTGTTGATAAATTTACtaacaatttgttattttcCATCCCATTTCATGCACTCTACAAACAATAACATCGGATTTACAGAGCAAGCCGCCAAGATGAGGAAAATCATGAAGCAGGGCAAGATCGTAATCGTCCTTAGTGGACGTTACGCCGGCCGCAAGGCCATCATCGTCAAGACCTCCGACGATGGCACCCCTGAGAAGCCCTTCGGCCACGCTCTCGTCGCCGGCATCGACCGCTACCCGCGCAAGGTGACCAAGAAGATGGGCAAGAACAAGCTGAAGAAGAAGTCCAAGGTCAAGCCCTTCCTGAAGAGCCTGAACTACAACCATCTGATGCCCACCCGCTACACCGCGCACGACATCAGTTTCGAGAAGCTGTCGCCCAAGGACCTGAAGGATCCCGTCAAGCGCAAGACGCACCGCTTCCAGACCCGCGTCAAGTTCGAGTCCGTCTACAAGGAGGGCAAGAACAAGTGGTTCTTCCAGAAGCTGCGTTTCTAAGCTATCCATTTGCTACCCGTGGTTACTGGATTATCGCTCTTTTTAAGGtttaataaacaaagaagtAATTCTGATAAAACTGACCTAAGTGAAAAACTGTGCCTTCATTCTGTGTGTTCAAGTGGGGCATATGCCTGTGGAATCTGGAATTTATGTACCCATGTGATGAAGTTGAAAAAGTATGAAAGCTAAGGTTTCGATCTCAACCCAAGATATCAAAAAATGTCTTCATATACGACTATAAATGGATGCCCCGAAATTTATAAGATGGACTTagatatttttgaaaactcCCATTTGGTAATATTTGTTCATTGTATTCCACTAAATGCCCAGTATTTTTCCCGCCCAATCGAAAACATTAGCAAATACAGTGTTTTTTTTACTAATAAATATTCGAacagaataatacattttgtttgaaTCAACTTCTCAATATTACAATTCTTttggaaaattttaaattacaatttatatcgctttgactatttttggaaACTTGCTTGGCTTTTTAAGAGCGCAAAGTGTGTTATTCTTGTTGTACATTAAACTGTTGCCTTAGGGTATTTTGGAtagaaagttaaaaaaaagaaaatgtatctcTTAGTGGGGTATAAGAAAAGAACCAGAGTGCAGAAACATTGGATAGGGCCGGCATGAAAATCtgtgaaatataaaaaaaatgcattattAATATCCATTCAAACGGTTCAAGAACTATTAAACTGAAAAGTACGTGGAGTTTTTATTACCTGAATTATCACACTTGGACATCGAATGAACACACAATGGACATTTAGCCGGGGTAACATATCATATTTTGGGTTAAGCAGCGGAACAATTCGACCTCGATTTGATTATACCGATTCTTTTTTTCTGGGCATCACATTAGGCTGAATGCATTGGCTTGGGGTACAAGACGTCTCGAATTGGCTTAGTTTGTGGGTTAATATAATTTTGATTGGTTTGGTATTAGACTTGGTTCGATTTGGTTTATCTTGCTGAGTTTGTTAGCAGTTGGTTGAGTTTCGGTAGTGCAAgagagcctaaacttggctaAAATAGTTTCCATGTGGCCTGCGGAGCGGTAAAGCGTTTTGGGTTTTCGGGGAGAGGAGAGAAAACAGAATAATTTTGTTGATTAGAGCTGGACAAGGACATTTTGGTTACACGTTCAAAACGAAAACTACATACGTGTGTACTGAATGTGTGTGTGG
This genomic interval carries:
- the LOC119553142 gene encoding 60S ribosomal protein L27 yields the protein MRKIMKQGKIVIVLSGRYAGRKAIIVKTSDDGTPEKPFGHALVAGIDRYPRKVTKKMGKNKLKKKSKVKPFLKSLNYNHLMPTRYTAHDISFEKLSPKDLKDPVKRKTHRFQTRVKFESVYKEGKNKWFFQKLRF
- the LOC119552730 gene encoding probable cardiolipin synthase (CMP-forming) yields the protein MLPAIIFRQVQRPLHHGAATLEHVLGVGGSSFVNCLNRYAAATGFIRISFLDIKRRRNYELARLRLYADAKKQSLHLRTLQGRHLLQGVIERKNFLVDDIREARHKVQERVREKIDEIREERENIMTIPNMLTISRAVLSPYIGYVIVQGDFTLGMSLLAFAGVTDLLDGQIARRWPSQASKFGSFLDPMADKLLMGSLVIALCYTDLLPMWLAGIVVFRDVFLLGAGFVIRYISLPPPKTFSRYFDATHVTAQLEPTLLSKINTGVQLATIGLSLGAPIWNYSDHPALQGLWYLTGLTTAATAVSYLLNRRNTFKIIQKKT